A part of Candidatus Hydrogenedentota bacterium genomic DNA contains:
- a CDS encoding BACON domain-containing protein — MKRFSFVLAVVLAVASLSLTGCPKRPALGVTATVHHFGVDNLGNYETTWQFDVFNDGAKGTTLVFNVTTDRGWIQVSPVSGTSTGENNPVTVTVTIDRDYAEAAKLIPSFATGTINVTSSVGDKRITVTTAPNYFSEEFDNATNVVDLEGRSFTFTPDGSLSYYGATQEEGITEFPTDPAGGLILDFAAFGDPVRAVPLGGKQLPYYEGNFNSIYISSQGYVGMGNPGAPATSPEDHFESPQISLFPMDATEGGLVSLLQDAQKVIVTYEGVPTQDELKQGPPVTNDVQLELFFDGDIRISYLQVDPAAVGVVGLSSGAGEGGQLPPGFVDTDLAGINTGPAKAAF, encoded by the coding sequence ATGAAGCGTTTTTCGTTTGTTCTAGCGGTTGTGTTGGCGGTGGCAAGTCTGTCCCTGACCGGCTGTCCGAAACGGCCCGCGCTGGGCGTGACGGCGACCGTCCACCATTTTGGCGTGGACAACCTTGGCAACTATGAGACGACCTGGCAATTCGACGTGTTCAATGACGGCGCCAAAGGTACTACCTTGGTGTTCAACGTAACGACGGACCGCGGCTGGATTCAAGTGTCCCCGGTGTCGGGCACGAGCACGGGCGAGAATAACCCGGTGACTGTCACGGTCACGATTGACCGCGACTACGCGGAGGCGGCGAAGCTGATTCCCTCCTTTGCCACGGGCACCATTAATGTGACTTCGAGCGTTGGCGACAAGCGGATCACCGTGACGACCGCGCCCAACTACTTCTCCGAAGAGTTCGACAACGCTACAAACGTTGTGGACCTCGAAGGCCGGTCGTTTACCTTCACGCCTGATGGCAGCCTTAGCTACTATGGCGCGACGCAGGAAGAGGGCATCACGGAGTTTCCGACGGATCCCGCGGGCGGTCTGATCCTGGATTTCGCCGCGTTCGGCGACCCGGTGCGCGCCGTGCCGCTAGGCGGCAAGCAGCTCCCTTACTACGAAGGCAATTTCAACTCGATCTACATTTCGAGCCAAGGCTATGTGGGCATGGGCAATCCCGGCGCTCCGGCCACGTCGCCCGAGGACCACTTCGAATCGCCGCAGATCTCGCTCTTCCCGATGGACGCGACGGAAGGCGGCCTGGTCAGCCTGTTGCAGGATGCGCAGAAGGTCATCGTGACGTACGAAGGTGTGCCGACGCAGGATGAGTTGAAGCAGGGTCCGCCCGTGACCAACGATGTACAGTTGGAGTTGTTCTTTGACGGCGATATCCGCATCAGCTACCTGCAGGTGGATCCGGCGGCCGTCGGCGTGGTTGGGCTCTCGTCCGGCGCGGGCGAAGGCGGCCAGTTGCCGCCTGGCTTCGTCGATACGGACTTGGCGGGCATAAACACCGGCCCCGCGAAAGCCGCTTTCTAA
- a CDS encoding alpha/beta fold hydrolase, whose amino-acid sequence MFTARWHWKEGAMRLVVLAAAIAVGAETVAPAPAPETQRGAVMAGMQEVMGLLPDASRKVAPDAAVLEEQDFPKYVRRTITFAVEDWDRLPAYLLIPKNAALPAPAMLCLHPTSPLGKGVVVGYGQTPNRNYAMELAERGYVTLAPDYPGFGDYVATRKELYERGYVSCSMKGIWNHMRCVDLLQGMPEVDPERIGCIGHSLGGHNTLFVGVFDPRIKVLVTSCGFTSFRKYMNGDLTGWTHDGYMPRIITAYDKDPARMPFDFPALLGALAPRGLFINAPLHDANFEVSGVEDCVQAAQPVYAACNAADRLVAVHPDAEHDFPDAAREQAYAFIDRFLRPAR is encoded by the coding sequence ATGTTCACCGCGAGGTGGCATTGGAAGGAAGGCGCTATGAGACTGGTAGTGTTGGCGGCGGCCATCGCCGTTGGCGCGGAAACGGTTGCGCCCGCGCCAGCTCCCGAGACACAACGCGGTGCGGTGATGGCGGGGATGCAAGAGGTCATGGGGCTTTTGCCGGACGCTTCGCGCAAGGTGGCTCCGGACGCCGCCGTATTGGAAGAACAGGACTTCCCGAAGTACGTGCGCCGCACGATCACGTTCGCGGTTGAAGACTGGGACCGCCTGCCCGCGTATCTCCTGATACCGAAGAATGCCGCCTTGCCGGCGCCCGCGATGCTGTGCCTGCACCCGACGTCGCCGCTCGGCAAAGGGGTCGTCGTGGGCTATGGGCAGACGCCCAACCGCAACTACGCGATGGAACTGGCGGAACGCGGCTATGTGACGCTCGCGCCGGACTATCCGGGCTTCGGCGATTACGTCGCGACGCGCAAGGAATTGTATGAGCGGGGCTACGTGAGCTGCTCGATGAAAGGGATTTGGAATCACATGCGCTGCGTCGACCTGTTGCAGGGCATGCCGGAAGTCGACCCGGAGCGGATCGGCTGCATCGGCCATTCGCTGGGCGGACACAACACGTTGTTCGTGGGCGTATTCGACCCGCGCATCAAGGTTCTGGTTACCAGTTGCGGCTTCACCAGTTTCCGCAAATACATGAACGGAGACCTCACCGGCTGGACGCACGACGGGTACATGCCGCGCATCATCACGGCATATGATAAGGACCCTGCGCGCATGCCCTTCGATTTCCCGGCGCTGCTGGGCGCGCTCGCGCCGCGCGGCCTGTTCATCAACGCGCCCCTGCATGATGCGAACTTCGAAGTAAGCGGCGTGGAAGACTGTGTTCAAGCGGCGCAACCCGTCTACGCCGCGTGCAACGCGGCGGACCGCCTCGTGGCGGTGCATCCGGACGCGGAGCATGATTTCCCGGACGCCGCGCGCGAACAAGCCTACGCGTTCATCGATCGGTTTCTGCGTCCCGCGCGATGA
- the pheA gene encoding prephenate dehydratase, translating to MDELRERIDQMDREIVRLLNERARCASEIGKLKRGTNTPFYVPEREKAVFDKLRQHNQGPLSNASIRAIYGEVISAVRALEKPTSVAFLGPRDTFSHMAALRVFGASAEYHPLPSFADIFTEVERKRIDYGVVPVESSIGGSVGETLDRFVTSELKVVNEVLLHVSQNLLSKHPMAEITRVYSKDNALLQCRNWLRANLPHAELVETSSTAEAAHRAAGEERAAAIASRMAAETYSLNIVASRIEDEPHNYTRFFVVGRQMVQATGNDKTAVVIFVRDRPGALYKLLLPFSEAGINLTRIESRPSRRKAWEYVFFVDLLGHAADPQVRKALDEVAERAVDVKILGSFPCGELDD from the coding sequence CTGGATGAATTGCGGGAACGAATCGACCAGATGGACCGGGAGATCGTGCGGCTGCTGAACGAGCGCGCCCGGTGCGCGAGCGAAATCGGCAAGCTGAAACGCGGCACGAATACGCCTTTCTACGTGCCAGAGCGCGAGAAGGCCGTGTTCGACAAGCTGCGGCAGCACAACCAAGGGCCGCTGAGCAACGCGAGTATCCGCGCGATCTACGGTGAGGTCATCAGCGCCGTGCGCGCGCTCGAAAAACCCACGAGCGTGGCCTTTCTCGGCCCGCGCGACACCTTCAGCCACATGGCTGCGCTGCGCGTGTTCGGCGCGTCCGCCGAGTATCACCCGCTGCCCTCGTTCGCCGATATCTTCACCGAGGTCGAGCGCAAGCGCATCGACTACGGCGTGGTCCCCGTCGAAAGTTCCATCGGCGGGAGCGTGGGCGAAACGCTGGACCGCTTCGTCACCTCGGAACTCAAGGTGGTGAACGAGGTGCTCTTGCACGTCAGCCAGAACCTGCTCTCCAAGCATCCGATGGCGGAAATCACGCGCGTCTACTCCAAGGACAACGCGCTGCTGCAGTGCCGGAACTGGCTCCGCGCGAATCTGCCGCACGCCGAACTTGTCGAGACCTCGAGCACCGCGGAAGCCGCGCACCGCGCAGCGGGCGAAGAGCGCGCCGCCGCGATCGCAAGCCGCATGGCCGCCGAGACGTACAGCCTCAACATTGTCGCGTCGCGCATCGAGGACGAACCGCATAACTACACCCGCTTCTTCGTGGTCGGCAGGCAGATGGTGCAAGCCACCGGCAACGACAAGACGGCCGTCGTCATTTTTGTGCGCGACCGGCCCGGCGCGTTGTACAAACTCCTGCTGCCTTTCTCCGAGGCGGGCATCAATCTGACGCGCATCGAGTCGCGCCCGTCGCGGCGCAAGGCGTGGGAATATGTCTTCTTTGTCGATCTGCTCGGCCACGCCGCCGACCCGCAGGTGCGCAAAGCGCTTGATGAAGTCGCGGAACGCGCCGTGGACGTAAAGATCCTCGGCTCGTTCCCCTGCGGCGAACTGGACGACTAG
- a CDS encoding UvrD-helicase domain-containing protein translates to MTSLNPEQTAAVTAPDGPSLVLAGAGSGKTRVIIERMLWLIEERGVDPRRLLAMTFTNKAASEMRQRIAGRLGVDRVPCWMGTFHSFGLYVLRREIEQLGRSPQFTVFDDADQLSMMKTLVKALSGSFARVTPRGALDYISSLKQRVETPELEPPAASEEEAYVALWNLYHDALLRANAVDFDDLLTLPVRLFEEHESVRAKYERRFSHVHVDEYQDTNHAQYRVIRALCKDHKNAFAVGDEDQSIYAWRGADIRNILDFERDFPNARVFRLERNYRSTAPILEAANAVVANNRERLGKRLWTDQASGEKPRFYQAEDAEEEARWVVNDIVSSGAPLNEVAVLFRTNAQSRLFEEACSRRGLRCVVLGGIRFYSRKEIKDILAYLRLIVNPADDVSLTRVINVPPRGVGSATLEHIAEYAAARRAPLFQVARDIGGDTTFSARAREAIGQFVHLIDDLASAAAASPVAPLVERLLDAIGYREYVRHSDEKDSRARLEIVDEFVAGCRQFDAPGGKTLAEFLQERALLSDVDEWDKQLPAVALITCHNAKGLEFDRVYVAGLEDGLFPFVNEFDDHRDIEEERRLCYVAMTRARRCLTLTAAASRMLYGRTHDEREVSRFVREIGRDRLLTASDSVKKGAPPGDAEARTAQTGAIRTGVQVRHARFGAGTVLFTTGSGDRLRARIRFKTGRTATLMVSQAPIEILEGRKP, encoded by the coding sequence ATGACTTCCTTGAACCCGGAACAGACCGCCGCCGTAACGGCGCCGGACGGCCCCTCGCTCGTATTGGCGGGCGCGGGGTCCGGCAAGACACGCGTCATTATCGAGCGGATGCTCTGGCTCATTGAGGAGCGGGGCGTCGACCCGCGGCGACTGCTGGCGATGACGTTTACGAACAAGGCCGCCAGCGAGATGCGCCAGCGGATCGCGGGGCGCCTGGGCGTCGACCGCGTGCCCTGCTGGATGGGCACGTTTCACTCCTTCGGCTTGTACGTATTGCGCCGGGAAATCGAACAACTCGGGCGATCGCCGCAGTTCACGGTCTTCGACGACGCGGACCAGCTCTCGATGATGAAGACTCTGGTCAAGGCGCTGTCCGGCTCCTTCGCGCGGGTCACGCCGCGCGGCGCGCTCGATTACATCAGCAGTCTCAAGCAGCGCGTCGAGACGCCGGAACTCGAACCGCCGGCGGCTTCGGAAGAAGAGGCGTACGTAGCGCTGTGGAATCTGTACCACGACGCGCTGCTCCGGGCAAATGCGGTGGATTTCGACGATCTGCTCACGCTGCCGGTGCGCCTGTTCGAGGAACACGAATCCGTCCGCGCCAAATACGAGCGGCGGTTTTCGCACGTCCACGTAGACGAGTATCAAGACACAAACCACGCGCAGTATCGCGTTATCCGCGCGCTCTGCAAGGACCACAAGAACGCGTTTGCGGTCGGCGACGAGGACCAGAGCATCTACGCCTGGCGCGGCGCGGACATCCGCAACATCCTTGATTTCGAGCGCGACTTCCCGAACGCGCGCGTGTTCCGCCTCGAACGCAATTATCGCAGCACCGCGCCGATCCTCGAGGCCGCCAACGCCGTGGTCGCGAACAACCGCGAGCGCCTGGGCAAGCGGCTCTGGACGGACCAGGCGAGCGGCGAGAAACCCCGCTTCTATCAAGCCGAGGACGCGGAGGAGGAAGCGCGTTGGGTCGTGAACGATATCGTGTCCAGCGGGGCGCCCCTGAACGAGGTGGCCGTGCTGTTCCGGACCAATGCGCAGTCGCGCCTGTTTGAAGAGGCCTGCAGCCGGCGCGGCCTGCGCTGCGTGGTGCTCGGCGGCATCCGCTTTTACAGCCGCAAGGAAATCAAGGACATACTGGCCTATCTGCGCCTGATCGTGAATCCGGCGGACGACGTATCGCTGACGCGGGTGATCAACGTGCCGCCGCGCGGGGTGGGCAGCGCAACGCTGGAACATATCGCGGAATATGCGGCCGCGCGCCGCGCGCCGCTGTTCCAGGTGGCCCGTGATATCGGCGGGGACACTACCTTCAGCGCGCGTGCGCGCGAAGCCATCGGCCAGTTCGTCCACCTCATCGACGACTTGGCGTCCGCCGCGGCGGCGTCGCCGGTCGCGCCACTGGTCGAGAGACTGCTCGATGCCATAGGGTACCGCGAATACGTGCGGCACAGCGACGAGAAGGATTCTCGCGCCCGTCTCGAAATCGTGGACGAGTTTGTCGCCGGCTGCCGCCAATTCGACGCGCCCGGCGGGAAAACGCTGGCGGAGTTTCTCCAGGAGCGGGCCCTGCTCTCCGATGTCGACGAGTGGGACAAGCAACTCCCCGCGGTCGCGCTGATTACCTGTCACAACGCGAAAGGCCTGGAATTCGACCGCGTGTACGTCGCGGGCCTCGAGGACGGCTTGTTCCCCTTCGTCAACGAGTTCGACGACCACCGGGACATCGAGGAGGAGCGCCGCCTTTGTTATGTGGCCATGACGCGCGCGAGGCGGTGTCTTACATTGACCGCCGCGGCTTCCCGCATGCTCTACGGGCGGACCCACGACGAGCGTGAAGTCTCGCGCTTCGTGCGCGAGATAGGACGGGACCGGCTGCTGACCGCGAGCGACTCGGTGAAAAAAGGCGCGCCGCCCGGCGACGCGGAGGCGCGGACGGCTCAGACCGGCGCCATCCGGACGGGCGTGCAGGTTCGCCACGCGCGCTTTGGAGCGGGCACCGTCCTGTTCACGACAGGCAGCGGTGACCGGCTGCGGGCGCGCATCCGCTTCAAAACGGGCCGAACCGCGACGCTGATGGTGAGTCAGGCGCCTATCGAGATTCTTGAGGGGAGAAAGCCGTGA
- a CDS encoding PQQ-like beta-propeller repeat protein produces the protein MSRQSDCLVHRARAARWVAPGALAFAILCGGAPWAAPAPSADWPEFRGPQGNGHVPAPDQGAPRGLPLTWSESEHVRWKTAIPHKGWSTPVISGNQIWLTTATPEGNDFFVLCVSADTGEVLHSQLLFHADSPEPLGNEVNSYASPSPAIEPGRVYVHFGSYGTACLDTATFQVLWQRQDLPCRHYRGPGSSVIHFENLLMLTFDGADFQYTAALDKATGETVWKTDRTTAWNDLDENGQPKREGDFRKAFSTPIIIEHGGVTQMISLGSSAAFAYDPRTGQEIWSTRNEGYTPAARPVFGGGLAYLTTGRGTPELWAVRVDGHGDVTGTHVVWKNNTRCVPEEPSPLLADGLLYLLSNNGILTCLDAATGAEVWSERLGGSYEASLLFSDGRLYCFSVQGKGSVLAAGRTPEVLAENRLDSGMMASPAVTGNALILRTKTHLYRIE, from the coding sequence ATGAGCAGGCAGTCGGATTGTCTCGTACACCGGGCGCGCGCCGCCCGATGGGTGGCGCCGGGGGCTCTGGCATTCGCCATATTGTGTGGCGGCGCGCCGTGGGCCGCGCCTGCCCCTTCCGCGGACTGGCCCGAGTTTCGAGGTCCGCAGGGCAACGGACACGTGCCCGCGCCGGACCAGGGTGCGCCGCGCGGTCTGCCGCTCACCTGGAGCGAGAGCGAGCACGTCCGCTGGAAAACGGCGATTCCGCACAAGGGCTGGTCAACACCCGTCATCTCGGGGAATCAAATCTGGCTGACGACGGCCACACCCGAGGGCAATGACTTCTTCGTGCTGTGCGTGAGCGCGGACACGGGCGAGGTCCTGCACAGCCAACTGCTGTTCCACGCGGACAGCCCTGAACCGCTCGGCAACGAGGTGAACTCGTATGCCTCGCCGTCGCCCGCAATCGAACCGGGCAGAGTCTACGTTCACTTTGGCAGCTATGGCACGGCGTGCCTCGACACCGCCACGTTCCAGGTGCTCTGGCAACGGCAGGACCTTCCCTGCCGCCACTACCGCGGTCCCGGCTCGTCGGTTATCCACTTCGAGAACCTGTTGATGCTCACGTTCGACGGCGCGGACTTCCAGTATACCGCCGCGCTCGACAAGGCCACGGGTGAAACGGTCTGGAAAACGGACCGGACCACGGCCTGGAACGACCTTGACGAGAACGGCCAGCCCAAACGCGAAGGCGACTTCCGCAAGGCGTTCAGCACGCCCATCATCATCGAGCACGGCGGCGTCACGCAGATGATCAGCCTCGGTTCGTCCGCCGCGTTCGCCTATGACCCGCGCACCGGACAGGAAATCTGGAGCACGCGCAATGAGGGATACACGCCTGCCGCGCGCCCCGTATTCGGCGGCGGGCTCGCATACCTCACCACCGGCCGCGGCACGCCCGAACTCTGGGCCGTGCGCGTGGACGGACACGGCGACGTCACCGGCACGCACGTGGTCTGGAAGAACAACACGCGCTGCGTTCCAGAGGAACCTTCGCCCCTGCTCGCGGACGGGCTCCTCTACCTGCTCAGCAACAACGGCATCCTCACCTGCCTCGATGCGGCAACCGGGGCCGAAGTGTGGAGCGAGCGCCTCGGCGGCAGCTACGAGGCCTCGCTGCTCTTTTCGGACGGACGCCTCTACTGTTTCAGCGTACAGGGCAAGGGTTCCGTCCTTGCAGCCGGGCGCACCCCGGAAGTACTCGCCGAAAACAGGCTCGACTCCGGCATGATGGCGTCGCCCGCCGTCACCGGCAATGCACTCATCCTCCGTACGAAAACCCACCTGTACCGGATCGAATGA
- a CDS encoding 4-hydroxy-tetrahydrodipicolinate reductase codes for MKICMAGACGRMGRRILDLAAAMDDVEPAGAFDLPQWAGTELTLGAESGRPRKIVVGADRDAEIAKADVLIDFTHADAAPENAGTAAALGKPAVVGTTNLTGAQAGELRRLARQIPVVYAPNMSVGVNLLFKLTGEVARVLGLDYNVEIVEVHHNKKKDSPSGTAKRLAECAAEALGLRYEEHTRHGRAGEVGERPVREIGMHAVRGGDVVGEHTVSFIGQGERIELVHKAHSRDNFARGAILAARFAIKAAPGLYDMQDVLGLK; via the coding sequence ATGAAAATCTGTATGGCGGGCGCTTGTGGGCGCATGGGCCGGCGCATTCTCGACCTTGCCGCGGCCATGGACGATGTGGAACCAGCCGGGGCGTTCGACCTGCCGCAATGGGCGGGGACGGAACTGACGCTTGGCGCTGAGTCGGGGCGGCCGCGCAAGATCGTTGTGGGCGCGGACCGCGATGCGGAAATTGCCAAGGCGGATGTGCTCATAGATTTCACGCATGCGGACGCCGCGCCGGAGAACGCCGGCACGGCCGCCGCGCTGGGCAAACCGGCCGTGGTCGGCACAACGAATCTGACCGGCGCGCAGGCCGGCGAATTGCGCCGTCTCGCCAGGCAGATACCGGTCGTCTATGCGCCGAACATGAGCGTGGGCGTAAATCTGCTCTTCAAGCTGACCGGGGAAGTGGCGCGCGTGCTCGGACTCGACTACAACGTCGAGATCGTCGAAGTCCACCACAATAAGAAGAAAGACAGCCCGAGCGGCACCGCGAAACGGCTGGCGGAATGCGCCGCGGAGGCGCTGGGCCTTCGCTACGAAGAGCATACGCGTCACGGGCGCGCCGGAGAGGTGGGCGAGCGCCCCGTGCGCGAGATCGGCATGCATGCCGTGCGCGGGGGCGACGTTGTGGGAGAGCATACGGTCAGTTTCATCGGCCAAGGCGAGCGGATCGAGCTGGTGCACAAGGCGCACAGCCGCGACAATTTCGCCCGCGGCGCAATTCTCGCCGCACGGTTTGCGATAAAGGCCGCGCCCGGCCTGTATGACATGCAGGACGTGCTCGGGCTGAAGTAA
- a CDS encoding Hsp20/alpha crystallin family protein: MNSLVPESWQESVSGLRDRVVRSLDRWRRRPKRGLDGAECWPAMLTDAAGPAITMEETGEELRVTAGLPGLSGDDFRVEVENRRLILRGEKKASHERREDGWHYSECSYGSFYRAIPLPCEIEADKAEARYKHGMLRVRLPKSEAGKAAHRRITIH, from the coding sequence ATGAACAGCTTGGTTCCCGAATCGTGGCAAGAATCGGTAAGTGGTCTGCGCGACCGCGTAGTCAGGTCGCTGGACCGCTGGCGGCGCCGGCCCAAACGAGGCCTGGACGGCGCCGAGTGCTGGCCCGCCATGCTCACGGACGCGGCTGGTCCCGCGATCACGATGGAGGAAACCGGCGAGGAACTGCGCGTGACCGCGGGACTGCCCGGGCTCAGCGGGGACGACTTCCGCGTCGAGGTGGAGAACCGGCGGCTGATTCTCCGGGGCGAAAAAAAGGCGTCGCATGAGAGGCGCGAAGACGGCTGGCACTATTCGGAGTGCAGCTACGGCTCCTTCTACCGAGCGATCCCGCTCCCCTGCGAAATCGAGGCGGACAAGGCAGAGGCCCGGTACAAACATGGCATGCTGCGCGTGCGCCTGCCGAAATCGGAAGCCGGCAAGGCCGCGCACAGGCGCATCACCATCCACTAA
- a CDS encoding Hsp20/alpha crystallin family protein — translation MKEKTVPTKAEQPAAPDTREETRALVPPVDIFEVNSGLAVVVDLPGVDKDGVSIDVHDDILTIKGAPQGTSVGEPLHREFELAPYFRQFQLSDEVDQDKIRAEMKFGVLTINLPKVAEKQPRKISVDVAS, via the coding sequence ATGAAAGAGAAGACTGTGCCGACGAAGGCCGAGCAACCGGCGGCTCCGGATACGCGCGAAGAGACGCGGGCCCTCGTCCCGCCGGTGGACATCTTCGAGGTGAACAGTGGTCTGGCTGTGGTGGTTGACCTGCCCGGCGTGGACAAGGACGGCGTATCCATCGATGTGCATGACGACATTCTGACGATCAAGGGCGCGCCTCAGGGCACGAGCGTGGGCGAGCCGCTGCACCGCGAGTTTGAACTGGCTCCCTACTTCCGCCAGTTCCAGCTCAGCGATGAAGTGGACCAGGACAAAATCCGCGCTGAGATGAAGTTCGGCGTGCTGACGATCAATCTGCCCAAGGTAGCGGAGAAACAACCCAGAAAGATTAGCGTGGACGTGGCCTCGTGA
- a CDS encoding Hsp20/alpha crystallin family protein produces the protein MAMRTWDPFRELNVLRREVERAFEDFGVGRWPAWRSAFLPGTSARAYPLMNVTEDKDSVHVQALAPGLDPDSLDVSVLRDTLRIAGEKSPIKADVKPEAYHRNERGAGRFVRTLTLPAEVDGDKVKAEYKNGLLLLTLPKHEKAKPKQVTVAVQ, from the coding sequence ATGGCAATGAGAACTTGGGACCCCTTCCGCGAACTGAACGTCTTGCGCCGCGAGGTGGAGCGCGCTTTTGAGGACTTCGGCGTCGGGCGCTGGCCCGCGTGGCGGAGCGCGTTCCTCCCCGGAACGTCGGCGCGGGCATACCCGCTGATGAACGTGACAGAGGACAAAGACAGCGTACACGTGCAGGCGCTTGCGCCGGGGCTGGACCCCGATTCGCTGGATGTCTCGGTATTGCGCGACACGCTGCGCATCGCGGGCGAGAAGTCCCCCATCAAGGCGGACGTAAAGCCGGAGGCCTACCACCGCAACGAGCGCGGCGCGGGACGGTTCGTGCGCACGCTGACGCTCCCGGCCGAGGTCGACGGCGACAAGGTGAAAGCAGAGTACAAGAATGGCCTGCTGTTGTTGACCCTTCCGAAACACGAGAAGGCGAAACCCAAACAGGTCACGGTTGCGGTGCAATAA
- a CDS encoding sulfatase-like hydrolase/transferase, translated as MNEQRFSLPLLTVMAGLVLAGQALVVTAEMSVPRQDESPLERAPGAPHTADQDGDGHIELPELLRIIQFYTTGGFHCQAGTEDGYAPGAGGDTSCAVHASDYDTQDWSIELGELLRLIQFYNGGGCRPCVDTEDGFCVGANPPNVVYFVLDALRDDRVGARRNDVPITPFLEACAARGVRFTRASAPASWTRPSMAAIFSGMYPDIFQGDEDTPMEERFIVPPDVETIGEWFTGNGYDAWGIQTNANASATYGLGQGFPEGRYRFISFVPAAQVNAAVLENIDEWQEPFFVFAQYVDPHATYVPPPGYNEVFGPQPEITPYDEFVLAHENWGDFSQDLYLSWVNNTPPTWQPLSANGIEALRYRYDAETRYMDDELANVAAAIETRYPNTIFVLMADHGEALLERDIVGHGTSLYEEQARIPLILFGPGIAHQTIDAPVDALGLLPTLAKLLHFAPNPEWHGRDLLAPPPDQEPIFCYTRNRHLQGASVLMDGLKLIEHTRYPSPQLFNLQEDPGEVNDLSGALIADVIRLTNILKTHQAGMTARYAESKAPLPDDIRQQLEAMGYITADEAPPPPDSCPH; from the coding sequence ATGAACGAACAACGATTTTCGCTCCCCCTTCTGACGGTTATGGCAGGGCTTGTGCTGGCCGGGCAGGCCCTTGTTGTGACGGCGGAGATGTCCGTGCCGCGGCAGGACGAATCACCGCTCGAGCGCGCCCCGGGCGCGCCGCACACGGCCGACCAGGACGGTGACGGGCACATCGAACTGCCCGAATTGCTGCGCATCATTCAGTTCTACACGACGGGCGGCTTTCATTGTCAGGCAGGCACGGAGGACGGCTACGCGCCCGGCGCCGGGGGAGACACGAGTTGCGCCGTGCATGCGAGCGATTACGATACGCAGGACTGGTCGATCGAACTGGGGGAACTGCTGCGCCTGATCCAGTTCTATAATGGCGGCGGCTGCCGGCCCTGCGTAGACACCGAGGACGGATTCTGCGTCGGGGCCAACCCGCCTAATGTCGTCTACTTCGTGTTGGACGCGCTGCGCGATGATCGCGTCGGCGCGAGGCGCAATGACGTCCCGATTACGCCATTCCTTGAAGCGTGCGCCGCGCGCGGCGTGCGTTTCACCCGCGCCAGCGCGCCGGCTTCGTGGACGCGTCCCTCGATGGCGGCCATTTTCTCGGGCATGTACCCGGACATCTTCCAGGGCGATGAGGACACGCCCATGGAAGAGAGGTTCATCGTCCCGCCAGACGTGGAAACCATCGGAGAGTGGTTCACCGGCAACGGCTACGACGCCTGGGGCATTCAGACCAACGCGAACGCCAGCGCAACCTACGGCCTCGGCCAGGGCTTTCCCGAAGGCCGCTACCGTTTCATCAGTTTCGTCCCGGCGGCGCAGGTGAACGCGGCCGTGCTTGAAAACATCGATGAGTGGCAAGAACCCTTCTTCGTGTTCGCGCAGTACGTCGATCCGCACGCGACCTATGTGCCGCCGCCGGGATACAACGAGGTTTTCGGACCCCAGCCGGAAATCACGCCGTACGACGAATTCGTGCTGGCCCATGAGAACTGGGGCGACTTCTCGCAGGACCTCTACCTCTCCTGGGTGAACAATACCCCGCCCACGTGGCAGCCCCTCTCGGCCAACGGAATCGAGGCGCTCCGCTACCGCTACGACGCCGAAACCCGCTACATGGACGATGAACTCGCCAACGTGGCGGCCGCTATCGAAACGAGGTATCCCAACACGATATTCGTCTTGATGGCAGACCACGGCGAAGCCCTGCTCGAACGCGACATCGTGGGGCATGGCACTTCGCTTTACGAGGAGCAGGCGCGGATTCCGCTGATCCTGTTCGGGCCGGGCATTGCGCACCAGACCATCGACGCGCCCGTGGACGCGCTTGGCCTATTGCCCACCCTGGCAAAGCTGCTCCACTTCGCGCCAAATCCCGAATGGCACGGCCGCGATCTGCTTGCGCCCCCGCCGGACCAGGAACCCATCTTCTGCTACACCCGGAACCGCCATCTGCAAGGCGCATCCGTGCTGATGGACGGGTTGAAGCTCATCGAGCACACGCGATATCCCAGCCCGCAGTTGTTCAACCTCCAGGAAGACCCCGGCGAGGTCAATGACCTCTCCGGCGCCCTGATCGCGGACGTCATCCGGCTCACGAACATCTTAAAAACCCATCAGGCGGGCATGACCGCCCGCTACGCGGAATCGAAAGCCCCACTGCCCGACGACATCCGCCAGCAACTCGAAGCCATGGGTTATATCACCGCCGACGAAGCCCCTCCTCCACCGGACTCATGCCCCCACTGA